One genomic region from Mangifera indica cultivar Alphonso chromosome 17, CATAS_Mindica_2.1, whole genome shotgun sequence encodes:
- the LOC123200022 gene encoding methyltransferase-like protein 2 isoform X2 — MIMGKIRCELCSSSECGVEQSFVELGRVWQAPMYEITFSFNQGSKIDGYSEQRVLPLFNNLVANETCDDVEVEVLSRRYILPRESCFFMSDLGQIHDLIPAESNCGFNFIVIDPPWENGSARQKSLYPTLPNRYFLSLPVRQLTHTEGALVALWITNREKLYNFVQRELFPTWGVSYVATFYWLKVKEDGTLISDLDLFHHRPYECLLLGYSSREQSGTTSIKDNQIIISIPGDYSRKPPIGELLQEYVPGPKPSRCIELFAREMTARCISWGNEPLHFQDSRYFSRNSDAAHSSK; from the exons ATGATTATGGGAAAAATAAGGTGTGAGCTTTGTTCTTCATCAGAATGTGGTGTTGAGCAATCGTTTGTTGAGCTTGGAAGAGTGTGGCAGGCCCCTATGTACGAGATAACTTTCAGTTTTAATCAAG GGTCCAAAATTGATGGCTACAGTGAACAGAGGGTGCTTCCTTTGTTTAATAATTTGGTTGCAAATGAGACTTGTGACGATGTGGAGGTTGAAGTTCTATCCAGAAGATATATATTGCCTAGAGAAAGTTGCTTCTTCATG TCTGACCTGGGGCAGATTCACGACCTTATTCCTG CTGAATCTAATTGTGGCTTCAATTTCATAGTCATTGATCCTCCATGGGAAAATGGAAGTGCCCGTCAGAAATCGTT GTATCCTACTCTGCCGAACCGGTATTTCTTATCCCTTCCAGTTCGGCAACTTACTCACACAGAGGGAGCACTTGTAGCCTTATGGATTACTAACAGGGAGAAGCTGTATAATTTTGTTCAGAGAGAGCTATTTCCCACATGGGGAGTCAGCTATGTGGCTACATTTTACTGGTTAAAG GTGAAAGAAGATGGGACACTCATTAGTGACTTGGACCTCTTTCATCATAGGCCTTATGAATGCCTTCTTCTGGGATACAGTTCCAGGGAG CAATCAGGAACTACATCTATAAAGGATAATCAAATCATTATAAGCATTCCTGGAGATTACTCACGGAAGCCTCCAATTGGAG AGTTGCTTCAGGAGTATGTTCCTGGGCCTAAACCTTCCAGATGTATTGAACTTTTTGCTAGAGAGATGACTGCACGATGCATTTCTTGGGGGAATGAACCTCTTCACTTTCAGGATTCGAGATATTTTTCTAGGAATTCAGATGCGGCTCATTCATCCAAATGA
- the LOC123200022 gene encoding methyltransferase-like protein 2 isoform X1, which produces MEIMNNPTHNDENELLTFLDSGIYRFRNSNAVFIDPVRILNRSYTRFRVSPSAYYSRFFESKPAESETKETSNFKKRKRKRKKPHILNEKEQAADQRYQEVKPVLLKAHEALLGATDLLMIMGKIRCELCSSSECGVEQSFVELGRVWQAPMYEITFSFNQGSKIDGYSEQRVLPLFNNLVANETCDDVEVEVLSRRYILPRESCFFMSDLGQIHDLIPAESNCGFNFIVIDPPWENGSARQKSLYPTLPNRYFLSLPVRQLTHTEGALVALWITNREKLYNFVQRELFPTWGVSYVATFYWLKVKEDGTLISDLDLFHHRPYECLLLGYSSREQSGTTSIKDNQIIISIPGDYSRKPPIGELLQEYVPGPKPSRCIELFAREMTARCISWGNEPLHFQDSRYFSRNSDAAHSSK; this is translated from the exons ATGGAAATAATGAACAACCCAACACACAACGATGAGAACGAGCTATTGACGTTTCTCGATTCCGGTATTTACCGATTCCGAAACTCAAATGCGGTTTTCATTGATCCCGTTCGTATACTCAACCGATCCTATACTCGATTTAGGGTTTCTCCATCTGCATATTACTCCCGTTTCTTCGAATCCAAGCCAGCCGAAAGTGAAACCAAAGagacttcaaattttaaaaaacgaaAAAGAAAGCGCAAAAAACCTCACATTCTTAACGAAAAAGAGCAAGCTGCCGATCAACGTTACCAG GAAGTGAAGCCCGTGTTATTGAAGGCGCATGAAGCTCTGTTAGGTGCTACTGATCTCTTAATGATTATGGGAAAAATAAGGTGTGAGCTTTGTTCTTCATCAGAATGTGGTGTTGAGCAATCGTTTGTTGAGCTTGGAAGAGTGTGGCAGGCCCCTATGTACGAGATAACTTTCAGTTTTAATCAAG GGTCCAAAATTGATGGCTACAGTGAACAGAGGGTGCTTCCTTTGTTTAATAATTTGGTTGCAAATGAGACTTGTGACGATGTGGAGGTTGAAGTTCTATCCAGAAGATATATATTGCCTAGAGAAAGTTGCTTCTTCATG TCTGACCTGGGGCAGATTCACGACCTTATTCCTG CTGAATCTAATTGTGGCTTCAATTTCATAGTCATTGATCCTCCATGGGAAAATGGAAGTGCCCGTCAGAAATCGTT GTATCCTACTCTGCCGAACCGGTATTTCTTATCCCTTCCAGTTCGGCAACTTACTCACACAGAGGGAGCACTTGTAGCCTTATGGATTACTAACAGGGAGAAGCTGTATAATTTTGTTCAGAGAGAGCTATTTCCCACATGGGGAGTCAGCTATGTGGCTACATTTTACTGGTTAAAG GTGAAAGAAGATGGGACACTCATTAGTGACTTGGACCTCTTTCATCATAGGCCTTATGAATGCCTTCTTCTGGGATACAGTTCCAGGGAG CAATCAGGAACTACATCTATAAAGGATAATCAAATCATTATAAGCATTCCTGGAGATTACTCACGGAAGCCTCCAATTGGAG AGTTGCTTCAGGAGTATGTTCCTGGGCCTAAACCTTCCAGATGTATTGAACTTTTTGCTAGAGAGATGACTGCACGATGCATTTCTTGGGGGAATGAACCTCTTCACTTTCAGGATTCGAGATATTTTTCTAGGAATTCAGATGCGGCTCATTCATCCAAATGA